The DNA window GATGACACCGGTTTCGCCGTAGAGATAGAGCGCGACGAGATAGCCGAGGCCCCAGGCTGCGAGGACCACGAGGATGTCGATGAGCGTGGTGGCCGCGACGACCGCAAGAGTGCGCACGAAGCCCCAGTCATGGGCCTTGTCGCCCATGCGGCGATAGATCAGTTTCGCGCCGGCGCGCAGCAGGAGATAGGCGCCGACGGTGACGACGATGACCACGGCGAGCGCCTGAAGCGCCTCCCACAGCACGTCGAGTTGCCCGCCTTCCAGCGCCATGAGCGTGGTCGGCAGGGCGATGACCGCGCTGAGGGCGGAGCCGATGGAGGTGGCGGCGGTCTCGAAGAAGGACTTGGTGAAATCCGCCAGCTGGCGACCGATGGAGGTGTCTTCCTCGGGTTCGACGATTTCGTTTCCCGTGGTTTCGGCAGCACCGCGCAACGACTGGATCAAAGCGTCGCGGGCCTCGGGGTTTTCGAGCAGATCAATGAGCTGCTGCGCCTCGGCGGAGGGTACGTTGGCCTCTTGCGCGCTGGCCGGCGTGAGGAAAAACAGGCCGAGCGCGGCCACGAACAGGATACGGGTCAAAAGAAACATCGGTCGTCCAGTGCTGGTCTTCGGTTTGCGAGACACCTAGCACTGTCACCCCTGACAGCAACCTTCGCCTTGGTTCGGCGTCAGGCTGTGAGTGCGATCAGCCGCGCACGACGTAGACCGAGCAGTTGGCGTGGGTGACCACGTGGCTGGCCGTGGTGCCGAGAAGGTAGTCCTGCACTTTGGGGTTGGCCGAGTCCATGACGATCACATCGACCTTGCGCTCGTCCGCCAGCTTGACGATCTGACGGTGGACCGCGCCCTTTCGCACGACGGTTTCGACCTCGACCCCGTCGGCGGGGTTGTCCTTGATGAATTTCGCCAGTTGCTGCGACCAGTAGACCTCGGAGTCGTAGATGTTGAGGTTGCGTTCGATCTCGGGCGCGACGGTGGCGACGATCAGCTTGGCACCGCGGCGCTTGGCCATTGCGACAGCCTCTTCATAGGCGCGGGTGTGGGTTTCGAGGTGGCGCAGGTTGACGGGGCAGAGAAGCAGTTCGGTGTCGGAAGCCATCGGGTATTCCAGTTGATGCGGTGTGGATGAAAAAGGGCGGGATGGCGGGCGGCGGGGGGAAATGAATCAAAGGGTCCCCCGGCTTGGTCCGGGGGTTTAAGAGGTGCCGCGATCCCGGGTCAAGCCCGGGATTACGTGAATTTTCACAGTCCCGCCTCGGCTTCGATTTCGCGGCGCGATTTGCGTTGACGCTCGGTGGCGGATTTGAGCTGGCCGCAGGCGGCCATGATGTCCTCGCCCCGCGGGGTGCGGATGGGCGAGGCGTAGCCGGCCTTGTAGATGATATCGGCGAATTTCTCGATCCGGTCCCAGTCGGAGCGCTGGTGCGGGGCGCCGGGCCATTCGTTGAACGGGATGAGGTTGATCTTGGCCGGGATGCCCTTGATCAGGTTG is part of the Roseovarius sp. THAF9 genome and encodes:
- a CDS encoding universal stress protein; its protein translation is MASDTELLLCPVNLRHLETHTRAYEEAVAMAKRRGAKLIVATVAPEIERNLNIYDSEVYWSQQLAKFIKDNPADGVEVETVVRKGAVHRQIVKLADERKVDVIVMDSANPKVQDYLLGTTASHVVTHANCSVYVVRG